From Humisphaera borealis, the proteins below share one genomic window:
- a CDS encoding sulfatase family protein, whose product MVYPLSRSVLVRWLTLVVTWAAIAPVAIAKGPAEPRPNILLILADNWRSPNAGILGDPLAITPAFDRVAREGVLFTHTFNPVPSCSPTRACLLTGRYAHQLGERASLWSAFPKDTPVVTEVLRQAGYQVGYAGKPWGPGNFEVSGWKENPVGPKFADFASFHRQRDKSNPYFFWLGNTDTATRGGKHPYLEIARQKLDASKLTVPPELPDCPEVRLDLLNYYGGIIAMDEQAGQAIALLEKAGELDDTVVVYCSDNGWQMPRGLANCYDAGSRVPLAIRWGKKLQAGRKVDAFVNLAELGPTFLQLAGQVPPREMTFRGLAELLMGKDDGQARDCVFIERERHADVRRDHQSYPIRAVRTKDFLYIRNLRPDRWPAGDPDVLFLAGRPYGDVDTTAVKDVLIARQADPAFQPFIKLIFSKRPAEELYDLQKDPHQLTNVASEPAYDERKAALRAKVEQWMKSTGDPRVDPTDDTFDRFPYYGQPPKAKSP is encoded by the coding sequence ATGGTCTACCCGCTCTCGCGAAGCGTTCTGGTCCGATGGCTCACACTCGTCGTAACCTGGGCCGCGATCGCGCCCGTTGCGATCGCAAAAGGTCCGGCCGAGCCGCGGCCCAACATACTTCTCATCCTGGCGGATAACTGGCGCTCTCCGAACGCGGGAATCCTCGGCGATCCTCTGGCGATCACACCGGCTTTCGATCGCGTTGCCCGCGAAGGCGTGCTGTTCACGCACACGTTCAATCCCGTTCCTTCCTGCTCTCCGACGCGGGCCTGCCTGCTGACTGGCAGATATGCCCACCAGCTCGGCGAGCGGGCCAGTCTCTGGAGCGCGTTTCCGAAGGACACCCCGGTCGTCACGGAAGTACTTCGCCAGGCGGGGTATCAGGTTGGCTACGCCGGTAAGCCTTGGGGGCCGGGCAACTTTGAGGTCTCGGGGTGGAAGGAAAACCCCGTCGGACCGAAGTTCGCCGACTTCGCATCCTTTCATCGCCAGCGTGACAAATCCAACCCGTACTTCTTCTGGTTGGGAAACACCGATACGGCCACCCGCGGGGGCAAACATCCCTACCTTGAAATCGCGCGGCAGAAGCTCGATGCCAGCAAGCTGACAGTCCCACCCGAACTACCCGACTGCCCGGAAGTGCGGCTGGACTTGTTGAACTACTACGGCGGCATCATCGCGATGGACGAACAAGCCGGCCAGGCGATCGCCCTGCTGGAAAAGGCGGGGGAACTGGACGACACGGTCGTGGTCTACTGCAGCGACAACGGCTGGCAGATGCCCCGCGGCCTGGCCAACTGTTACGACGCGGGTTCGCGCGTCCCCTTGGCAATCCGCTGGGGGAAAAAGCTGCAGGCCGGACGCAAGGTGGATGCATTCGTCAACCTGGCCGAGCTGGGCCCCACCTTCCTGCAGTTGGCCGGGCAGGTGCCGCCGCGCGAGATGACCTTCCGAGGGTTGGCCGAACTGTTGATGGGGAAGGACGACGGGCAGGCGCGCGACTGTGTCTTCATCGAGCGCGAACGCCATGCGGATGTGCGTCGCGATCACCAGAGCTACCCTATTCGCGCGGTACGGACGAAGGACTTTCTCTACATCCGAAATCTACGACCCGACCGCTGGCCCGCCGGTGATCCGGACGTGCTGTTCCTGGCGGGACGGCCTTATGGCGATGTCGACACCACCGCTGTGAAGGACGTGCTGATTGCGCGGCAGGCGGATCCCGCGTTTCAGCCCTTCATCAAGCTGATCTTCTCGAAACGGCCGGCCGAGGAACTGTACGACCTTCAGAAGGACCCGCACCAGCTCACGAATGTCGCGTCCGAACCGGCGTACGACGAGCGAAAAGCCGCCCTGCGCGCCAAAGTGGAGCAATGGATGAAGTCGACCGGCGATCCTCGCGTCGATCCGACGGACGACACGTTCGATCGATTCCCATACTACGGCCAACCACCCAAGGCGAAGAGCCCCTGA
- a CDS encoding DoxX family protein — MVTVLVSASFLGFGCGYLLVPRMQAEFVRYQLAHLLPAAAWLQIAGALGLLLGLRYPLPGIIAAGGLALMMAVAVATRLRIGDPLLQCVPAVLYLLLNVYLCATFIGQRSTS; from the coding sequence ATCGTCACCGTTCTCGTGTCGGCCTCGTTCCTGGGCTTCGGTTGCGGCTATCTGCTAGTGCCCCGAATGCAGGCCGAGTTTGTGCGCTACCAGCTGGCCCACTTGCTGCCGGCCGCCGCCTGGCTGCAAATCGCCGGCGCGCTGGGGCTGTTGCTGGGGTTGCGATACCCATTGCCGGGCATTATCGCGGCCGGCGGGCTGGCGCTGATGATGGCGGTCGCCGTCGCAACCCGATTGCGGATCGGCGACCCGCTGTTGCAATGCGTGCCGGCGGTTCTTTACCTGCTGCTCAATGTCTACCTCTGCGCGACATTCATCGGCCAGCGATCGACTTCGTAA
- a CDS encoding IS1 family transposase codes for MNKLNTEARAAILSSLVEGNSIASTCRMFSVNKVTVLRLLADAGTLAANWHELVVWDLQTKRVQVDEIWSFVNAKQKNVNPKNWGKGHGDTWTWVAMDADSKLVINWLVGGRDASYGNAFVADTAGRLANRVQLTSDGWQVYRKAIQEAFGTNIDYAMLVKQYANERTGAVRYSPAECIGATPSIIVGSPDEKHINTSFVERQNLTMRMGMRRFTRLTNGFSKRAENHKHAISLHYFNYNFIRRHQTIKTTPAVMAGVADRVWTMLDFVRLLEREEKLLGGRLTDYKASKP; via the coding sequence ATGAACAAGCTGAACACCGAAGCCCGTGCCGCGATCCTTTCCTCCCTCGTGGAAGGCAACAGCATCGCTTCGACGTGCCGCATGTTCAGCGTGAACAAGGTGACGGTTCTGCGGCTCCTGGCTGATGCCGGAACGCTTGCGGCCAACTGGCATGAACTGGTCGTTTGGGATTTGCAGACGAAGCGCGTGCAGGTCGATGAAATCTGGTCGTTCGTAAACGCCAAACAGAAGAACGTGAACCCGAAGAACTGGGGCAAGGGGCACGGCGATACGTGGACGTGGGTGGCGATGGACGCCGATTCCAAGCTGGTCATCAACTGGCTTGTGGGCGGTCGCGATGCCAGCTACGGCAATGCGTTTGTTGCCGATACCGCTGGTCGTTTGGCGAATCGCGTCCAACTCACTAGCGACGGCTGGCAGGTTTACCGCAAGGCGATTCAAGAGGCGTTCGGCACCAACATCGACTACGCGATGCTCGTTAAGCAGTACGCCAACGAACGTACCGGCGCGGTCCGCTACAGTCCCGCCGAGTGCATCGGCGCGACACCTTCAATAATCGTTGGAAGCCCCGACGAAAAGCACATAAACACGTCGTTCGTTGAACGCCAAAACCTGACGATGCGAATGGGAATGCGCCGGTTTACCCGCCTTACGAATGGGTTTTCAAAGCGTGCCGAGAACCACAAGCACGCGATTTCCCTGCACTACTTCAACTACAACTTCATTCGGAGGCACCAGACGATCAAGACCACGCCCGCAGTTATGGCGGGCGTGGCGGATCGCGTGTGGACGATGCTGGACTTCGTTCGGTTGTTGGAGCGGGAAGAGAAGTTACTTGGTGGGCGGCTGACGGATTACAAGGCCTCTAAGCCTTGA
- a CDS encoding NYN domain-containing protein has translation MGRFANFIDGAYLQNLLAAFGKPKVDFEKLAIHMAAGCERLRTYYYDCMPYQSNPPTAEEAERFGKKQRFIAALGHYSRLQPRLGRLERRGERGDGTPIFQQKRVDILLGVDLAILAAKHQITDAAILAGDSDFLPAIEAAKPEGVVIHLFHGANAHRDLLQAADECTPIDEGFIAAIKA, from the coding sequence TTGGGGAGATTTGCTAACTTCATCGATGGTGCGTATCTACAGAACCTGCTCGCCGCTTTTGGAAAGCCGAAGGTTGACTTTGAAAAGCTAGCTATTCACATGGCGGCGGGCTGCGAAAGGCTGCGAACGTACTACTACGATTGCATGCCATACCAATCAAACCCTCCAACTGCAGAAGAGGCCGAGCGATTCGGCAAAAAACAGCGATTTATTGCTGCCTTGGGCCACTACTCAAGGCTGCAGCCACGTCTTGGACGGCTGGAACGGCGTGGCGAACGCGGTGACGGAACGCCGATTTTTCAGCAAAAGCGTGTCGATATTCTTCTGGGCGTGGACTTGGCGATCTTGGCTGCGAAGCACCAAATCACTGACGCTGCGATCTTGGCTGGCGATAGTGATTTCCTTCCAGCGATTGAGGCCGCGAAGCCCGAGGGTGTAGTTATCCATCTTTTCCACGGCGCGAACGCACATCGCGACCTGCTGCAAGCGGCAGATGAATGCACGCCAATTGACGAGGGATTCATTGCCGCCATCAAGGCTTAG
- a CDS encoding DoxX family protein — MHSLGVVAQVVIALGIFNVWVLRYGKPTAYRGGSARNMREEFAAYGLSYGVMCLIGGLKIALAIALVVGIWVPVLVMPAAIGMAVLMVGAIGMHVKAGDPPLKALPATCMLALSIVAAVL, encoded by the coding sequence ATGCATTCTCTCGGCGTCGTCGCGCAGGTTGTGATCGCATTGGGCATCTTTAACGTGTGGGTCTTGCGCTACGGCAAGCCGACGGCTTACCGCGGGGGATCGGCCCGCAACATGCGCGAGGAGTTCGCAGCGTACGGGTTGTCCTATGGCGTGATGTGCCTGATCGGCGGGCTCAAGATCGCCCTGGCGATCGCGCTGGTCGTGGGAATCTGGGTGCCGGTGCTGGTGATGCCGGCGGCGATCGGCATGGCTGTGCTGATGGTCGGCGCGATCGGAATGCACGTCAAAGCCGGCGACCCGCCGTTGAAGGCCCTGCCCGCGACCTGCATGCTCGCGTTGTCGATCGTCGCGGCCGTCCTCTGA
- a CDS encoding ImmA/IrrE family metallo-endopeptidase — protein MSSNMDSLAIARAPKESLFGTSFNSRMLITAREARTLTQSDLAERLGVSQALVGKWEADLLTPGIDQIDGIALALGVQRELFFVDRPRRLASMSDFYHRALSKARRADVKAIHARCNIIDIQIDRLLQLAEPSPDTIPSIDPENHAGDIEKVAAMARVAMNVAPGPLPNLVSVIEACGGIVVDRELEVDDIDALCRWVPELPKLFFVNGAKPPDRIRFSLAHELGHTIMHFGRDRDLAVAEKEANAFASAFLMPAKDFRRDVRPDLGLADLAALKRKWRVSMQASAYRAKAVNGIDDRRYESLYVQMSRKGWRKTEPIEIAGESPQVFTRLLQRHLEAGYTKSDLAKLLFVSEPDIDTMLADAAAPTFAEHGVRMRMVRD, from the coding sequence ATGAGCAGCAATATGGATTCTCTGGCGATCGCGCGCGCGCCCAAGGAATCACTCTTTGGAACGTCGTTCAATTCTCGAATGCTGATTACGGCGCGAGAGGCGAGAACACTTACGCAATCCGATCTTGCGGAAAGGCTTGGGGTCAGCCAAGCACTCGTTGGAAAATGGGAAGCGGACCTTCTGACTCCCGGAATCGATCAAATCGACGGCATTGCACTAGCACTTGGTGTTCAGAGAGAACTCTTCTTTGTTGATCGCCCTCGCCGCTTGGCGAGCATGTCCGACTTTTATCACCGGGCGCTATCCAAAGCGCGGCGTGCCGACGTGAAGGCTATCCACGCCCGGTGCAATATCATTGACATTCAGATTGATCGGCTATTGCAGCTTGCGGAGCCGTCGCCAGACACCATCCCGTCCATTGACCCGGAAAACCACGCCGGAGATATCGAGAAGGTAGCTGCTATGGCCCGCGTTGCTATGAATGTTGCGCCGGGTCCGCTTCCGAACTTGGTTAGCGTTATCGAAGCCTGTGGTGGGATTGTTGTTGATCGCGAATTGGAGGTCGATGATATCGACGCGCTTTGCCGCTGGGTTCCAGAACTCCCGAAGCTGTTTTTCGTCAATGGTGCAAAGCCACCCGATCGCATCCGGTTTAGTCTGGCGCACGAACTCGGACACACAATCATGCACTTTGGCCGGGACCGGGACTTGGCGGTAGCAGAAAAAGAAGCCAACGCCTTCGCGTCTGCTTTTCTGATGCCTGCGAAAGACTTTCGTCGGGACGTCAGGCCCGACCTTGGTTTGGCTGACCTTGCCGCACTGAAGAGAAAATGGCGAGTGTCGATGCAGGCGTCGGCGTACCGGGCGAAGGCGGTTAATGGAATTGATGATCGCCGTTATGAGTCACTTTACGTTCAGATGTCTCGCAAAGGCTGGCGAAAAACAGAGCCAATCGAGATAGCTGGCGAATCGCCGCAGGTGTTTACGCGATTACTCCAAAGGCATTTGGAGGCAGGCTACACAAAGTCGGACTTGGCAAAGCTGCTATTCGTTTCCGAGCCAGACATCGACACGATGTTGGCCGACGCGGCCGCGCCTACATTCGCAGAGCATGGCGTAAGAATGCGAATGGTCAGGGACTAG
- a CDS encoding heme-binding protein — protein sequence MTHPTSRRIGTVVALSMTLFGAEHLAAAAATTQPETTRPASEPAPEYFPAVPAERSAPVKIKLRSAVEESQRQLRGNLDAAARKRLALKISEAIAVIGDESDPALTLRRALADVSAMRDDREAVDRLQGAIAEAILAMDYKPTMEAPLPEGFPSPGPIGRAIVKAYPGYRLARTPMSGGDQNKPFWTLFKHIEANQIAMTAPVEMTYTAANQKVAARDMAFLYRSTKQGNVGQQGAVEVVDVPAMTVVSVGIRGSYTDERMATAMATLNRWLADNAATYEPAGDARYLGYNSPFVLPWVRYGEVQIPIRRK from the coding sequence ATGACCCACCCTACCTCCAGGCGGATCGGGACCGTCGTCGCTTTGTCGATGACTCTGTTCGGCGCAGAGCATCTCGCGGCGGCCGCAGCGACGACCCAACCCGAGACCACACGCCCGGCCTCAGAACCGGCGCCGGAATACTTCCCCGCCGTGCCCGCCGAACGTTCGGCCCCGGTCAAGATCAAACTCCGGTCCGCGGTCGAAGAGTCGCAGCGGCAGCTGCGTGGCAATCTGGACGCGGCGGCGCGTAAGCGGCTGGCCCTGAAGATCTCGGAGGCGATCGCCGTCATCGGCGACGAATCGGACCCCGCCCTCACCTTGCGCCGCGCGCTGGCCGACGTCTCGGCGATGCGAGACGACCGCGAAGCGGTTGATCGGCTGCAGGGCGCGATCGCCGAGGCGATCCTCGCGATGGACTACAAGCCGACCATGGAAGCGCCCCTGCCCGAAGGCTTTCCGTCGCCGGGCCCGATCGGCAGGGCCATCGTCAAGGCGTATCCGGGCTATCGCCTGGCCCGCACGCCAATGTCCGGCGGCGACCAGAACAAGCCGTTCTGGACGCTCTTCAAACACATCGAAGCCAACCAGATCGCCATGACCGCGCCGGTGGAGATGACCTACACCGCCGCCAACCAGAAGGTGGCGGCACGCGATATGGCGTTCCTGTATCGATCGACGAAGCAGGGCAACGTCGGCCAGCAGGGCGCGGTCGAGGTCGTGGACGTGCCGGCGATGACCGTTGTCAGCGTCGGCATCCGGGGAAGCTACACCGACGAGCGCATGGCAACAGCGATGGCAACGCTCAATCGCTGGCTCGCCGACAACGCCGCCACGTACGAACCCGCCGGCGATGCCCGCTACCTGGGCTACAACAGTCCGTTCGTGCTACCGTGGGTGCGCTACGGCGAAGTGCAGATCCCGATTCGCAGGAAGTAG
- a CDS encoding sulfatase family protein: MTFRLLAAVLLAVFCQALIAGRAGAAEAGGNTARPNVVLVMADDQGFGDTGYNGHPNLKTPNLDALAREGLRLNRFYTAHFNCSPTRASIMTGRHPDRMGTFNPGAPIRAQELTVAKVLQSAGYATGHFGKWHLNGKNGDKNTKDLPGRAILATDPLSPGKMGFDQWVSADNFFDLDPVLGRNGVPEKFHGDSSDVTTDEALKFIRAQAAAGKPFFAVVWFGSPHVPHEALAADKALYASLSESEQNYYGELTAVDRSLGRVRAALRELKVSENTLLWYNSDNGGAAGPKSTGNLRGSKSTLWEGGVRVPGLVEWPARIAKPFVSEMPCSTLDMYPTILAATGAVAEKQIQPLDGVNLLPMFDGKMESRGKSIPFWNRAGGRDGHAALIDWPYKLHTNAAAAKPKGKKAAPDAGEAAPGSSIQLYDVSKDPRETTDLAKEQPDRVAKMTAELEAWKKSVEKSLDGADYGTAAATEAKSDAPPTRKKKPKQE, encoded by the coding sequence GTGACTTTCAGGCTGCTTGCCGCGGTCCTTCTCGCTGTCTTCTGTCAGGCGTTGATCGCCGGCCGGGCCGGTGCGGCCGAGGCTGGGGGCAACACAGCCCGACCCAACGTGGTGCTGGTGATGGCCGACGACCAGGGGTTCGGCGATACGGGCTACAACGGGCACCCCAACCTGAAGACGCCAAACCTCGACGCGCTCGCGCGTGAGGGGCTTCGGCTCAATCGGTTTTACACCGCCCACTTCAACTGCTCCCCGACGCGGGCGAGCATCATGACCGGCCGACATCCTGATCGTATGGGCACATTCAATCCTGGTGCGCCCATCAGGGCACAGGAACTAACGGTGGCAAAGGTCCTCCAGTCGGCCGGCTACGCCACGGGGCACTTCGGCAAGTGGCACCTCAACGGCAAGAACGGCGACAAGAACACCAAGGACCTGCCCGGCCGGGCGATCCTCGCGACAGACCCGCTTTCGCCGGGCAAAATGGGGTTCGACCAGTGGGTGTCGGCGGACAACTTCTTTGACCTGGACCCGGTGCTGGGCCGCAACGGCGTGCCGGAAAAGTTTCACGGCGACAGCTCCGACGTCACCACCGACGAGGCGCTGAAGTTCATCCGCGCACAGGCCGCCGCGGGCAAACCGTTCTTCGCGGTCGTCTGGTTCGGGTCGCCGCACGTTCCGCACGAGGCGCTGGCGGCCGACAAGGCGCTGTATGCCTCGCTGTCCGAGAGCGAGCAAAACTACTACGGCGAGCTGACGGCCGTCGATCGCAGCCTTGGCCGGGTGCGGGCGGCGCTGCGGGAACTGAAAGTCTCGGAGAACACGCTGCTCTGGTACAACAGCGACAACGGCGGGGCGGCGGGGCCGAAATCGACCGGCAACCTGCGCGGGTCGAAATCAACCCTGTGGGAGGGCGGCGTGCGGGTACCCGGGCTGGTCGAATGGCCGGCGCGGATCGCCAAGCCTTTTGTCAGCGAGATGCCCTGCTCCACGCTCGACATGTACCCCACGATACTCGCCGCCACCGGGGCCGTCGCCGAGAAGCAGATCCAGCCGCTGGACGGCGTGAACCTGCTGCCAATGTTCGACGGGAAGATGGAATCGCGCGGCAAGTCGATCCCATTCTGGAACCGCGCCGGCGGCCGCGACGGCCACGCGGCCCTGATCGACTGGCCGTACAAGCTGCACACGAACGCGGCGGCTGCGAAACCCAAAGGCAAGAAAGCCGCTCCCGATGCCGGCGAAGCAGCACCCGGATCATCGATCCAACTCTACGACGTCTCCAAAGACCCCCGCGAGACCACCGACCTCGCGAAAGAACAGCCCGACCGCGTCGCAAAGATGACGGCGGAACTCGAGGCGTGGAAGAAGTCCGTCGAGAAGAGCCTGGACGGCGCCGATTACGGAACGGCGGCAGCGACGGAGGCAAAGAGTGACGCGCCGCCAACCCGCAAGAAGAAGCCGAAGCAAGAGTAG
- a CDS encoding CBM96 family carbohydrate-binding protein, whose product MSYRPFALPGLVSRRSDSRVAVEVIESRVLLSDTVLGQVVGLPAAPTSQPVEQVTVQFDQPVQGFDLADINLTATAENSANRVMLHFFPSVVLEAISPATYRISGLSSVLKSGAFFRFQMAADATITDAGGTAVAATLEGSYQSLWHLEAQAVGGSIYPNPRVTPVADLPVLFYTPHSYKVVTGFEASDLHLFKDGVEIPLGNDIETYAGRDPGYHYDIADLSPYNTEPGRYKLVLPKSSGIVGPGGETMINDLVWDWEIVDGGSYVTDRAATDDSYVRYGTYTNTNFGQSQTLETGWNTTANEARIAYVKFDLSGINPDAADARALLRLRARSVDGSFVGIYAIPTTGAWTENALTYSNRPVPPAGQNYPYAEVFGAAARIYDFNVTSYVRNAISAGQTSITFALPSMNTTNKYVIIDSDESGKGPKLRWIQNKDPVSPQVVLTPSSLVVPEGGSVTVSVSVSKQVVGEFGASIYWDLPEPSLSFTRPGVQTPGNFVFTRDNWNVPQTFVISAAEDADAVSSSASLWVNGKSVVVRELDNDPPPPPTSTDRTLRPSQDGYIRDGAYQYQQFSTSTELQVKKGATGYNRRSFIQFNLGVAAAPTQSAKLRIYGKLSEPGTSSFTLYPVDNTKWTAAQLNWPTGLLFGPAIGNGSFANSTGKWFEFDVSAYVAARRSQGATSVAFALSTSVESKPHIYFASNEAAANNPTLRIIEGSGPVSPPPPPPPTSPPPTSPPPVGTAVTLRSSADAYVRDGSFAGQNFGTSSTLEVRNSGSAGYSRSSYLSFDLTRVTSVSSAKIRLYGNLVDDRAATGDVRVYSVASAWSETAITWASKPSTIGAALGTITVVGRTAKWYELDVTSWLTSEKAAGKTSVSLGLLAPTVTANAAAFQSDEAAAQRPELVISP is encoded by the coding sequence ATGAGCTACCGTCCCTTCGCGTTGCCCGGTCTTGTTTCGCGCCGTAGCGACAGTCGCGTGGCGGTTGAAGTGATTGAAAGTCGCGTTCTGCTGTCCGATACGGTCCTCGGACAGGTCGTCGGTTTGCCCGCCGCTCCGACGTCGCAACCGGTCGAACAAGTCACCGTGCAGTTCGATCAGCCGGTACAAGGGTTCGATCTGGCCGATATCAATCTCACCGCGACCGCGGAGAACAGCGCGAACCGGGTGATGCTGCACTTCTTCCCGAGCGTGGTGCTCGAAGCGATCAGCCCCGCTACCTATCGAATTTCGGGTCTTTCGTCGGTGCTGAAGTCGGGTGCGTTTTTCCGATTCCAGATGGCGGCCGATGCAACGATCACCGACGCCGGGGGGACCGCCGTCGCGGCAACCCTCGAAGGCTCCTACCAGTCACTGTGGCATCTGGAGGCGCAGGCTGTCGGCGGTTCCATCTATCCGAACCCGCGGGTGACCCCAGTCGCGGATCTGCCCGTGCTTTTCTACACGCCGCATTCCTACAAGGTTGTGACCGGGTTTGAAGCGTCTGACCTGCACCTGTTCAAGGACGGGGTCGAGATCCCGCTGGGCAATGACATTGAGACGTATGCAGGCCGGGATCCCGGTTACCACTACGACATCGCCGACCTGTCACCCTACAACACCGAGCCCGGCCGTTACAAACTGGTCCTGCCGAAATCGAGCGGCATCGTCGGGCCGGGTGGCGAAACGATGATCAACGACCTGGTGTGGGACTGGGAAATCGTGGACGGCGGCAGCTACGTCACTGATCGCGCAGCGACCGACGATTCGTACGTCCGGTACGGCACCTACACCAACACCAATTTCGGCCAGTCGCAGACGCTCGAGACCGGCTGGAACACCACGGCCAACGAGGCCCGCATCGCTTACGTGAAGTTCGACCTGTCGGGGATTAATCCTGACGCGGCAGATGCCAGGGCGCTTCTGCGACTTCGGGCGCGGTCAGTCGATGGATCGTTCGTTGGCATTTATGCGATCCCAACCACCGGTGCCTGGACGGAGAACGCGCTGACGTATTCGAACCGTCCAGTTCCGCCTGCCGGACAGAACTACCCTTATGCCGAAGTGTTCGGTGCCGCGGCTCGGATTTACGACTTTAACGTCACCAGCTACGTCCGAAACGCCATCAGTGCCGGTCAGACCAGCATCACCTTCGCCCTGCCGAGCATGAACACCACCAACAAATATGTCATCATCGACAGCGACGAATCGGGCAAGGGACCGAAGCTGCGTTGGATTCAGAACAAGGATCCGGTATCGCCGCAGGTCGTGTTGACGCCGTCGAGCCTCGTTGTCCCAGAAGGCGGCTCCGTCACGGTGTCGGTCAGCGTGTCCAAGCAAGTTGTGGGCGAGTTCGGCGCGTCGATCTACTGGGATCTGCCGGAGCCGAGCTTGTCGTTCACGCGGCCCGGCGTTCAGACGCCCGGCAATTTTGTCTTCACGCGCGACAACTGGAACGTGCCGCAGACGTTCGTGATCTCGGCGGCCGAAGACGCCGACGCCGTCAGCAGTTCGGCGAGCCTCTGGGTCAACGGAAAGTCGGTGGTCGTTCGCGAGCTGGATAACGACCCACCGCCGCCGCCGACCAGCACCGACCGTACCTTGCGACCGTCCCAGGATGGCTACATCCGCGACGGTGCCTACCAGTACCAGCAGTTCTCGACATCCACCGAACTTCAGGTGAAGAAAGGCGCCACCGGATACAACCGTCGATCGTTTATTCAGTTTAATCTCGGTGTAGCGGCCGCCCCCACGCAATCGGCGAAGCTTCGCATCTATGGCAAGTTGAGCGAGCCCGGCACGTCGTCCTTCACGCTTTATCCGGTCGACAATACGAAGTGGACGGCTGCCCAGTTGAACTGGCCTACCGGGCTTTTGTTCGGGCCGGCGATCGGCAACGGATCATTCGCCAACAGCACCGGCAAGTGGTTCGAGTTCGACGTATCGGCCTACGTCGCCGCCCGGCGGAGCCAGGGGGCGACGAGCGTTGCGTTCGCCCTGTCCACGTCTGTCGAGTCCAAGCCGCACATCTATTTTGCGAGCAACGAAGCCGCAGCGAACAATCCGACGCTTCGAATCATTGAAGGAAGCGGCCCCGTCTCGCCGCCGCCCCCGCCGCCCCCTACTTCTCCCCCGCCGACTTCTCCCCCGCCGGTCGGCACTGCCGTCACCCTTCGCTCGTCCGCGGACGCCTACGTTCGCGACGGTTCCTTCGCCGGCCAGAACTTCGGAACGAGTTCCACCCTGGAGGTCCGCAACAGCGGCTCTGCAGGATACAGCCGATCGAGCTACCTCTCGTTCGACCTGACCCGCGTAACGTCCGTGTCGTCCGCCAAAATTCGCCTTTACGGCAACCTCGTGGACGATCGTGCCGCCACCGGCGACGTGCGCGTCTATTCCGTGGCGAGCGCATGGAGCGAAACCGCGATCACCTGGGCCAGCAAGCCGTCTACGATAGGTGCAGCGCTCGGCACGATCACCGTCGTGGGCCGGACGGCCAAGTGGTACGAACTGGATGTCACATCCTGGCTCACGAGCGAGAAGGCCGCCGGGAAGACTTCCGTTTCGCTGGGGCTTCTGGCACCGACGGTCACGGCGAACGCTGCAGCGTTCCAAAGCGACGAGGCGGCCGCCCAGCGGCCGGAACTGGTGATCAGCCCGTGA